From the Ctenopharyngodon idella isolate HZGC_01 chromosome 3, HZGC01, whole genome shotgun sequence genome, one window contains:
- the phb gene encoding prohibitin — translation MAKLFESIGKLGLALAIGGGVVNSALYNVDAGHRAVIFNRFQGVQDDVVGEGTHFLIPWVQKPIIFDCRSRPRNVPVITGSKDLQNVNITLRILFRPVAAQLPRIFMSIGEDYDERVLPSITTEVLKAVVARFDAGELITQRELVSRQVSEDLTERASTFGLILDDVSLTHLTFGKEFTEAVEMKQVAQQEAERARFVVEKAEQQKQAAIISAEGDSQAALLIADSLAVAGDGLVELRKLEAAEDIAFQLSRSRNVTYLPSGQGTLLQLPQ, via the exons ATGGCGAAACTCTTTGAGTCCATTGGAAAGCTGGGATTGGCCTTGGCTATTGGAGGAGGTGTAGTCAACTCTGCTCTATATAATG TGGATGCGGGACACAGGGCCGTCATCTTCAACAGGTTTCAAGGTGTCCAGGATGATGTTGTTGGGGAGGGCACACACTTCCTTATACCCTGGGTGCAGAAGCCAATCATCTTTGACTGCAGGTCCCGTCCACGTAATGTGCCAGTCATCACTGGTAGCAAAG ATTTGCAGAATGTGAACATCACGCTAAGAATCCTGTTCCGACCAGTTGCTGCACAGCTGCCACGGATTTTCATGAGTATTGGAGAAGACTATGACGAGAGAGTGCTGCCCTCCATCACCACTGAGGTTCTGAAGGCTGTAGTG GCCCGTTTTGATGCCGGTGAGCTCATCACTCAGAGAGAGCTGGTGTCCAGGCAGGTCAGTGAAGATCTGACCGAAAGAGCATCCACCTTCGGTCTCATTCTAGATGACGTCTCTCTG ACACATCTGACGTTTGGCAAGGAGTTCACTGAGGCTGTTGAGATGAAGCAGGTTGCACAGCAGGAGGCTGAGAGGGCCAGGTTTGTTGTAGAAAAG GCAGAACAGCAGAAGCAGGCAGCCATTATATCAGCGGAAGGAGACTCCCAGGCTGCGCTATTGATCGCTGATTCTCTGGCAGTAGCTGGTGACGGCCTGGTGGAGCTGAGAAAGCTGGAAGCAGCCGAGGACATTGCCTTCCAGCTCAGTCGCTCTCGCAATGTTACCTACCTCCCGTCTGGACAGGGAACGCTCCTTCAGTTACCACAGTGA